A genomic region of Gemmata massiliana contains the following coding sequences:
- the argA gene encoding amino-acid N-acetyltransferase encodes MHERLTHFREILRYVPRFRDRVFVIAIDGAVVEDDNFPNLLLDIALLRSLSIRVVLVHGAAHQVRRYAELIKMTPSDVDGTGITDRETLNVAISAANRVTHEILEGLSANDLRAACPNAVVAHPAGILGGVDHLFTGRVERVDTELLQTLLERDILPVVPPIGIDGAGASYRLNSDAVAVEIAKSLRAVKLVYLNTEGGVSDATGVIRQMTIQEADAFLKKSRADPPVGAKLPHTKLTHALRACKEGVERVHIIDGREQEGLLGEVFSNEGIGTLIYANEYQAIRAAQKKDVRAVYSLIQQGTQNDELVKRTRAELEKVIGDYFVFEVDRNAVACAALHVYPEQNMAELASVFVDARYENKGIGAKLIHFTEGVARARGIAKLFCLSTQAINYFIQKGGYKLGTPDDLPPARREKYDQNRRNSQVLIKTLS; translated from the coding sequence ATGCACGAGCGCCTGACCCACTTCCGCGAAATTCTCCGCTACGTCCCCCGGTTCCGCGACCGGGTGTTTGTCATCGCGATCGACGGCGCCGTCGTCGAGGACGACAACTTCCCGAACCTGCTGCTCGACATCGCGCTGTTGCGCAGCCTGAGCATCCGCGTCGTGCTCGTCCACGGCGCCGCCCACCAGGTGAGGCGGTACGCGGAACTCATCAAAATGACCCCGTCGGACGTGGACGGCACCGGCATCACCGACCGCGAAACGCTGAACGTCGCGATCAGCGCGGCCAACCGCGTCACGCACGAGATCCTGGAGGGGCTGTCGGCGAACGACCTCCGGGCTGCGTGCCCCAACGCCGTGGTCGCGCACCCGGCCGGTATCCTCGGCGGGGTCGATCACCTGTTCACGGGGCGCGTCGAGCGCGTCGACACGGAGCTGCTCCAGACGCTCCTCGAGCGCGACATCCTGCCCGTGGTCCCGCCCATCGGTATCGACGGGGCCGGGGCATCGTATCGACTGAATTCCGACGCGGTTGCGGTGGAAATCGCAAAATCCCTGCGCGCGGTGAAGCTCGTGTACCTGAACACTGAGGGCGGCGTTTCCGACGCGACGGGCGTGATCCGCCAGATGACGATCCAGGAAGCGGACGCCTTCCTCAAAAAGAGCCGCGCCGACCCCCCGGTCGGGGCCAAACTGCCGCACACCAAACTGACGCACGCGCTCCGGGCCTGCAAAGAGGGCGTCGAGCGCGTCCACATCATCGACGGCCGCGAACAGGAGGGATTGCTCGGCGAGGTGTTCTCGAACGAGGGCATCGGCACGCTGATCTACGCGAACGAGTACCAGGCGATCCGCGCGGCCCAGAAAAAGGACGTGCGCGCGGTCTACTCGCTGATCCAGCAGGGCACGCAGAACGACGAACTCGTGAAGCGCACCCGCGCCGAACTCGAAAAGGTCATCGGCGATTACTTCGTGTTCGAGGTAGACCGGAACGCGGTCGCGTGCGCGGCCCTGCACGTGTACCCCGAACAGAACATGGCGGAGCTGGCCAGCGTGTTCGTCGACGCGCGGTACGAGAACAAGGGCATCGGGGCAAAGCTGATTCACTTCACCGAGGGCGTGGCCCGCGCGCGGGGGATCGCGAAGCTGTTCTGCCTCTCGACACAAGCGATCAACTACTTCATCCAGAAAGGCGGCTACAAGCTCGGCACACCGGACGATCTGCCCCCCGCGCGACGCGAGAAGTACGACCAGAACCGGCGCAACTCGCAGGTGCTCATCAAGACGCTAAGCTGA
- a CDS encoding sugar phosphate nucleotidyltransferase translates to MSIRGVILAGGKGTRMGELTRVTNKHLLPVGAWPMVYHPLKKLTGAGVQEILLVSGTEHMGDFVELLGSGRDHNCRLTYRVQDEAGGIAQALGLAEHFCMGSRSLVLLGDNIFRDSLIPLLEKANSRPDWAWVGLKQVPDPQRYGVAELANDQLVGIEEKAINPKSDFAVVGIYIYPPDVFGVIKTLKPSRRNELEITDVNNHYLKQGRLGYSILDGYWTDAGTLDSLDYSNELVRKEPPRF, encoded by the coding sequence ATGTCCATTCGCGGCGTAATTCTGGCGGGCGGTAAAGGCACCCGCATGGGCGAACTGACGCGCGTGACGAACAAGCACCTGCTCCCGGTCGGCGCGTGGCCGATGGTGTACCACCCGCTGAAGAAGCTCACCGGTGCCGGTGTGCAGGAGATCCTGCTCGTGTCGGGCACCGAACACATGGGCGACTTCGTGGAACTGCTCGGCTCCGGGCGCGACCACAATTGCCGCCTCACGTACCGGGTGCAGGACGAGGCCGGCGGCATCGCCCAAGCGCTGGGATTGGCCGAGCATTTCTGCATGGGCAGCCGGTCGCTCGTGCTCCTCGGCGACAACATTTTCCGCGACTCTCTCATTCCGCTCCTGGAGAAGGCGAACAGCCGACCGGATTGGGCGTGGGTGGGATTGAAGCAAGTTCCCGATCCCCAAAGGTACGGCGTCGCGGAGCTGGCCAACGACCAACTCGTCGGCATCGAAGAGAAAGCCATAAATCCGAAGAGTGATTTTGCGGTAGTAGGCATCTACATCTACCCGCCGGACGTGTTTGGCGTCATCAAAACGCTTAAACCGAGCCGTCGTAATGAATTGGAAATTACAGATGTGAACAACCACTACCTGAAGCAAGGCCGTCTCGGGTACAGTATCTTAGACGGATATTGGACTGACGCCGGAACCCTCGACAGCCTTGATTACTCAAACGAACTGGTGCGTAAAGAACCGCCCCGGTTCTGA
- a CDS encoding tetratricopeptide repeat protein, giving the protein MLRHLLRAAFGAALLFPVAACSGPAEAGPSTMAVPEPPAPDPAQVAKDNEYREQLEAGQKAIDAKKIDDAIAHFEKAITAKESGFEAQLALARAHAVKKSDEKAIKAYAAAQTANPRSSEAYLECAVLLERMGRLEAARTEYMQLIHQELEPGLTAKAYWLRSELSDRLNKREDYRRDREQAIKLEPDYAARIKGGDVMVVNNGGSPFALKVDQYETPDGAEGTLPKGYQFQISGNTSAYLIYQGKPVTARSIRYTITANGKSRQYTVNYAKGLTLEVTVNDADIPR; this is encoded by the coding sequence ATGCTCCGGCACCTTCTGCGCGCGGCTTTTGGCGCTGCGCTTCTTTTCCCCGTCGCCGCGTGCTCGGGACCGGCCGAGGCCGGACCTTCGACAATGGCCGTCCCGGAGCCACCGGCTCCGGACCCGGCCCAGGTCGCGAAGGACAACGAGTACCGTGAGCAACTGGAAGCGGGGCAAAAGGCGATCGACGCGAAGAAGATCGACGACGCCATCGCACACTTCGAGAAGGCCATAACTGCGAAAGAAAGTGGCTTCGAGGCGCAACTCGCGCTCGCGCGGGCACATGCCGTGAAGAAGAGCGACGAGAAGGCGATCAAGGCCTACGCAGCCGCCCAAACCGCGAACCCGCGCTCGAGCGAAGCTTATTTAGAGTGCGCCGTGCTCCTCGAACGGATGGGCCGGCTCGAAGCGGCGCGCACCGAATACATGCAATTGATCCACCAGGAACTGGAACCCGGGTTGACCGCGAAAGCGTACTGGCTCCGCAGCGAGTTGTCCGACCGACTCAATAAGCGCGAGGACTACCGGCGCGACCGCGAGCAGGCGATCAAGCTCGAACCCGACTACGCGGCGCGGATCAAGGGCGGGGACGTTATGGTGGTTAACAACGGCGGCTCGCCGTTCGCGCTCAAGGTCGACCAGTACGAAACGCCGGACGGGGCCGAGGGCACGCTCCCGAAGGGCTACCAGTTCCAGATTTCCGGCAACACGTCGGCGTACCTGATCTATCAGGGGAAGCCGGTCACCGCGCGCTCGATCCGCTACACCATCACGGCGAACGGCAAGTCGCGGCAGTACACCGTGAACTACGCGAAGGGGCTGACGCTCGAAGTGACCGTCAACGACGCCGATATCCCGCGCTAG
- a CDS encoding AAA family ATPase produces MFEVRKAKRQRRPLKISLEGLSGSGKTFTALRLAFALKRAGIGKKIVIADSENESAGLYDGVQMDGEKWEYEVCPIPHEKQHPAGYAECYEYLVGAGFDIVIFDSLSHAWHGAMEQVDAFARANKGDKFGGWAKITPEQRKMLTTLTDPRAHCIATMRVKSEYERIDDGGKAKIKKVGMKTDQRENTEYEFDAVIRLEVENHAARVEKVRGCTAMDGKTCDHPGPTFWKPLFDWWLSAEPVDAISPEDQHRQKLNAAKTLTDLATAWNAIPKGLQARLADDKDRRKAVLATKMKANGPAPTPVGVGAKALPGLPDDDDELFPTASRSGMSD; encoded by the coding sequence ATGTTTGAAGTTCGCAAAGCAAAACGCCAGCGCCGCCCGCTGAAGATCTCGCTCGAAGGGTTGAGCGGCTCGGGCAAGACGTTTACCGCGCTCCGGCTCGCGTTTGCCCTCAAGCGCGCGGGTATTGGCAAGAAGATCGTGATCGCCGACTCGGAGAACGAGTCCGCCGGTCTCTACGACGGGGTCCAGATGGACGGCGAGAAGTGGGAGTACGAGGTGTGCCCGATCCCGCATGAAAAGCAGCACCCGGCCGGCTACGCCGAGTGTTACGAGTACCTCGTCGGCGCCGGGTTCGACATCGTCATCTTCGACTCGCTCTCGCACGCCTGGCACGGCGCGATGGAGCAGGTGGACGCATTCGCCCGGGCCAACAAGGGCGACAAGTTCGGCGGGTGGGCCAAGATCACCCCGGAACAGCGGAAGATGCTCACAACGCTCACCGACCCGCGGGCGCACTGTATCGCCACGATGCGCGTGAAGAGCGAGTACGAGCGCATCGACGATGGAGGGAAGGCCAAGATCAAGAAAGTGGGCATGAAGACGGACCAGCGCGAGAACACCGAGTACGAGTTCGATGCGGTGATCCGGCTGGAGGTCGAGAACCACGCGGCCCGCGTCGAGAAGGTCCGCGGGTGTACCGCGATGGACGGGAAGACGTGCGACCACCCCGGCCCGACGTTCTGGAAGCCCCTGTTCGACTGGTGGCTCTCGGCCGAGCCGGTCGACGCGATTTCGCCCGAGGATCAGCACCGCCAGAAGCTCAACGCGGCGAAGACGCTCACTGACTTGGCCACGGCCTGGAACGCGATCCCCAAGGGGCTCCAGGCCCGGCTCGCGGACGACAAGGATCGCCGCAAGGCGGTTCTGGCCACGAAGATGAAAGCTAATGGACCGGCCCCCACACCTGTGGGGGTGGGGGCGAAGGCACTGCCGGGGTTGCCGGACGATGACGACGAACTGTTCCCGACGGCCTCGCGTTCCGGGATGTCGGACTGA
- a CDS encoding NAD(P)/FAD-dependent oxidoreductase, with the protein MPENVIIIGSGPAAWTAAIYAARANLNPLVFEGNPYDKKNQENGTLPLGQLALTTEVENFPTWPAGDTRQYLKTALKEDDQPYWVTANKEQPTHGINGPELVALARQQARNVGTRVESKDVVKVDLKNKPFTVTLHDGSTAQAHTLIIATGARANYLGLPSEDKYKNRGVSACAVCDGALPRFKNQPIVVVGGGDTAVEEAGYLTKFASNVHLLVRRDVLRASKIMADRAASNSKISIKWHTEVEEVIGDDKKGVTAVRVKNNKTGEKEELPASGLFLAIGHTPNVGFLGGQLELNASGYIQWTTLARTYTSVEGVFAAGDVADDYYRQAVSAAGTGCMAALDAERYLGHHGLI; encoded by the coding sequence ATGCCCGAAAACGTCATCATCATCGGTTCCGGTCCGGCCGCGTGGACGGCCGCCATCTACGCCGCCCGCGCGAACCTGAACCCGCTCGTGTTCGAGGGGAACCCCTACGACAAGAAGAATCAGGAGAACGGCACACTGCCGCTCGGTCAGCTCGCGCTCACGACGGAGGTCGAGAACTTCCCGACGTGGCCCGCGGGCGACACCCGGCAGTACCTGAAAACCGCGCTGAAAGAAGACGACCAGCCGTACTGGGTAACGGCCAACAAGGAGCAGCCGACGCACGGCATAAACGGGCCGGAACTGGTCGCTCTCGCGCGGCAGCAGGCTCGGAACGTGGGCACCCGCGTTGAATCGAAGGACGTGGTGAAGGTCGACCTGAAGAACAAACCGTTCACGGTCACGCTGCACGACGGGAGCACGGCTCAGGCGCACACGCTCATCATCGCGACCGGCGCCCGGGCCAACTACCTCGGGCTGCCGAGCGAGGACAAGTACAAGAACCGGGGCGTGTCCGCGTGCGCGGTGTGCGATGGGGCGCTGCCGCGGTTCAAGAACCAGCCGATCGTCGTCGTTGGCGGCGGGGACACCGCGGTCGAAGAGGCTGGGTACCTCACGAAGTTCGCCAGCAACGTCCACCTGCTCGTTCGGCGCGATGTGCTCCGTGCGAGTAAGATCATGGCCGATCGCGCGGCATCGAACTCGAAGATCAGCATCAAGTGGCACACGGAAGTCGAAGAAGTGATCGGTGACGACAAGAAGGGCGTGACCGCCGTCCGCGTGAAGAACAACAAGACCGGTGAAAAGGAAGAACTGCCCGCGAGCGGTCTATTCCTGGCGATCGGCCACACGCCGAACGTCGGGTTCCTCGGCGGCCAGTTGGAACTGAACGCGAGCGGCTACATCCAGTGGACGACGCTGGCTCGCACCTACACGAGTGTCGAAGGCGTATTCGCAGCCGGGGACGTGGCCGACGACTACTACCGCCAGGCCGTTAGCGCGGCCGGCACTGGGTGCATGGCCGCACTCGACGCCGAGCGCTACCTGGGGCACCACGGGCTGATTTGA
- a CDS encoding Hsp70 family protein, whose translation MDPVIGIDLGTTNSAAAFLGLDGPQIIPNALGGRLTPSVVGVDESNKVLVGAAARELQVLHPDRCANLFKRYMGTDHKLTAAGREFTPEELSGLVLRALKADAEAFFGHPVSRAVITVPAYFNDRQRKATIAAGKIAGWTVERILNEPTAAAIAYGFHDAGADKKLLVFDLGGGTFDVSVVELFEGTLEVKASSGESALGGEDFTRAFAARLLGTVGVSYEQAEVRTPKRVSRLVQQCERAKCVLSRDESVTVRIPDAKGEFPPDAPEVVVTREQLDSWVSPTLARAELPIRRVLGDAKLTRDQIDEVILVGGATRMPLVIRRVTELLGKDPRRRLNPDEVVALGAAVQAGLVGRAAAVEELVVTDVAPFTLGVAISKQFGGDMRDGYFDPVIDRNTTIPVSRVKRYSTVSPNQTSIIVRVFQGESRRIDDNLALGEFEVRGIPPGPAHQPVDIRFTYDLNGVLEIEATVVATSRKMSHVIARHAQGMSDAQIRAAVAAMEKLKTHPRDEEMNRFVLLRAERVFKELPAELRDVLGNLLDGFEAAMEKQDAAVIASHREELERFLTLYDPHGDAPNKDEQ comes from the coding sequence ATGGACCCGGTCATCGGCATCGACCTCGGCACGACGAACTCCGCCGCTGCGTTCCTCGGTCTGGACGGGCCACAAATCATCCCGAACGCCCTCGGCGGACGCCTCACGCCTTCGGTCGTCGGGGTGGACGAGTCCAACAAGGTGCTGGTCGGGGCCGCGGCCCGGGAGCTGCAAGTCCTCCACCCAGATCGCTGCGCCAACCTGTTCAAGCGGTACATGGGCACGGACCACAAGCTCACCGCCGCCGGGCGCGAGTTCACCCCCGAAGAACTGTCCGGGCTCGTACTGCGAGCACTGAAGGCCGACGCGGAAGCGTTCTTCGGCCACCCGGTTTCGCGCGCGGTCATCACGGTCCCCGCGTACTTCAACGACCGCCAGCGGAAAGCGACCATCGCGGCCGGCAAGATCGCGGGCTGGACGGTCGAGCGCATCCTGAACGAGCCGACCGCCGCGGCCATCGCCTACGGGTTCCACGACGCGGGCGCGGACAAGAAGCTCCTCGTGTTCGACCTCGGCGGCGGAACGTTCGACGTGTCCGTGGTGGAACTGTTCGAGGGCACGCTCGAAGTGAAGGCGTCGAGCGGCGAGAGCGCGCTGGGCGGCGAGGACTTCACCCGCGCGTTCGCCGCGCGGCTCCTCGGCACCGTCGGCGTGTCTTATGAGCAGGCCGAGGTCCGCACGCCCAAGCGCGTGTCGCGGCTCGTTCAACAGTGCGAGCGCGCGAAGTGTGTTCTGAGCCGCGACGAGAGCGTGACCGTGCGCATCCCCGACGCGAAGGGCGAGTTCCCGCCGGACGCGCCCGAAGTGGTCGTGACGCGCGAGCAACTGGATTCGTGGGTCAGCCCCACCCTGGCCCGCGCCGAACTGCCGATCCGCCGCGTACTCGGTGACGCGAAACTCACCCGCGACCAGATCGATGAGGTCATCCTCGTGGGCGGTGCGACCCGGATGCCACTCGTGATCCGGCGCGTGACCGAGTTACTCGGCAAAGACCCGCGGCGCCGGCTAAATCCCGATGAGGTCGTTGCACTGGGCGCCGCGGTGCAAGCGGGGCTCGTCGGCCGTGCGGCCGCGGTCGAGGAACTGGTGGTCACGGACGTGGCCCCGTTCACGCTCGGCGTCGCGATCTCCAAGCAGTTCGGCGGCGACATGCGCGACGGGTACTTCGACCCGGTGATCGACCGCAACACGACGATCCCGGTCAGTCGCGTGAAGCGCTACTCCACGGTGAGCCCGAACCAGACGAGTATCATCGTCCGCGTGTTCCAGGGCGAGTCGCGCCGGATCGATGACAACCTGGCGCTCGGCGAGTTCGAGGTCCGCGGCATCCCGCCCGGCCCGGCCCACCAGCCCGTGGACATCCGCTTCACCTACGACCTCAACGGGGTTCTCGAAATCGAAGCGACCGTCGTGGCCACGAGTCGAAAAATGTCGCACGTGATCGCGCGCCACGCCCAGGGGATGAGCGACGCCCAGATCCGCGCCGCGGTCGCGGCGATGGAAAAGCTCAAAACGCACCCGCGCGACGAAGAAATGAATCGCTTCGTCCTGCTACGGGCCGAGCGCGTTTTCAAAGAACTCCCCGCCGAACTGCGCGACGTGCTCGGCAACCTCCTCGACGGGTTCGAGGCCGCGATGGAAAAACAGGACGCGGCCGTGATCGCCTCCCACCGCGAAGAACTGGAACGGTTCCTGACCCTCTACGACCCGCACGGGGACGCCCCGAATAAGGACGAGCAATGA
- a CDS encoding TIGR02996 domain-containing protein — translation MDWVSDQDALLQAIRAAPDDDTLRLVYADWLDEHDQPQYAEFIRVQCALARLSKGAPSRAALCQREQELQTWHGYRFLQSGPPRVVRGMTFARGLVEQIQMPARQLLQDTSLLHWHPTLHTVVLDDVEVGQIPILVRLPWSERLAALELRARLGDNPFPDWGSFPQAVEQIGDTEAELLVTLNRFEHLGSFGLACFVIEDGARQQLLAGFGDRLRLVYMR, via the coding sequence ATGGATTGGGTCAGCGACCAGGACGCTCTGCTTCAAGCGATTCGGGCCGCGCCGGATGACGATACGCTGCGCCTCGTCTACGCCGATTGGCTCGATGAACACGATCAACCACAGTACGCCGAGTTCATCCGCGTTCAGTGCGCGCTGGCTCGTTTATCGAAAGGCGCCCCGAGTCGAGCGGCCCTGTGCCAGCGTGAGCAGGAGTTACAGACGTGGCACGGGTACCGATTCCTCCAATCGGGACCGCCGCGGGTTGTGCGAGGAATGACTTTCGCCCGTGGGCTGGTTGAGCAGATTCAGATGCCGGCTCGACAGCTTCTCCAAGACACATCGTTGCTGCACTGGCACCCCACACTCCACACGGTCGTATTGGATGACGTCGAGGTGGGGCAAATACCAATACTTGTGCGCCTCCCCTGGTCCGAACGGCTGGCCGCGCTCGAACTCCGCGCTCGGTTGGGGGACAATCCGTTCCCGGATTGGGGCAGCTTTCCACAGGCAGTGGAACAGATCGGCGATACCGAGGCCGAACTGCTGGTCACCTTGAACCGTTTCGAGCACCTCGGGAGCTTCGGTCTCGCGTGTTTCGTGATCGAAGACGGCGCCCGGCAGCAACTACTCGCGGGTTTCGGTGACCGGCTGCGGCTGGTGTACATGAGGTAA
- a CDS encoding PQQ-binding-like beta-propeller repeat protein, with product MFRVLTALLLASFALATPVIGADDWPIFRGADRTGVSKDTGLLKEWPADGPPLAWKATGIGVGYSSVSVSGDKVFTMGDADKDCFLFGIDRKTGKKLWELKVGKTGGNYQGPRCTPSTDGELVFALGQHGDLVCASAKSGKEVWRKSLPKDFGGEVGPWNFSESPLLDGDRLVVTPGGPKAAMVVLEKKTGKRVWAGAIDGGDAAGYSSVVIANLGGVKQYVQLMANGLVSFDAKTGKMLWRYGTKSDRFGGNTANIPTPIVSGEFVFAAAGYGRGAALLKVTKDGERFAVEEVYWNKALTNKHGGVILVGDKVFGDRDDSGNPFCADFKTGRVIWTRKGGEGRGSASLTCADGKLYIRYSDGWVALVDATADKYTEISAFKVPNGKNNTWAHPVVVGGRFYVRELDTLWCYDVTAK from the coding sequence ATGTTCCGCGTTCTCACGGCGTTACTTCTTGCCAGTTTCGCGCTTGCCACACCCGTAATCGGGGCCGACGACTGGCCCATCTTCCGCGGCGCGGACCGGACCGGCGTGTCCAAGGACACTGGGTTACTCAAGGAATGGCCCGCGGACGGTCCGCCGCTCGCGTGGAAGGCGACCGGGATCGGGGTCGGGTACTCCAGCGTATCCGTGAGCGGCGACAAGGTGTTCACGATGGGCGACGCGGACAAGGACTGTTTCCTGTTCGGGATCGACCGCAAGACCGGCAAGAAGTTGTGGGAACTGAAAGTGGGCAAGACCGGCGGGAACTACCAGGGGCCGCGCTGCACGCCCTCGACCGACGGCGAACTCGTATTCGCGCTCGGGCAGCACGGCGACCTCGTGTGCGCGTCCGCGAAGAGCGGGAAAGAGGTGTGGCGCAAGAGTTTGCCGAAGGATTTCGGGGGCGAAGTCGGTCCGTGGAACTTCTCCGAGTCGCCGCTACTCGATGGGGACCGCCTCGTTGTGACGCCCGGTGGCCCGAAGGCCGCGATGGTTGTGCTGGAGAAGAAAACCGGCAAACGGGTGTGGGCGGGGGCAATCGATGGTGGCGACGCGGCCGGGTACTCGTCCGTGGTGATCGCGAACCTGGGCGGGGTAAAGCAGTACGTTCAACTGATGGCCAATGGGCTGGTGTCGTTCGACGCGAAAACGGGCAAAATGCTGTGGCGGTACGGCACCAAGAGCGACCGGTTCGGCGGGAACACCGCGAACATCCCGACCCCGATCGTGAGCGGCGAATTCGTGTTCGCGGCGGCTGGGTACGGGCGCGGGGCCGCGCTCCTGAAGGTGACCAAGGACGGTGAGCGGTTCGCGGTGGAAGAGGTGTACTGGAACAAGGCGCTGACCAACAAGCACGGCGGCGTGATCCTGGTCGGCGACAAAGTGTTCGGGGACCGGGACGATAGCGGCAACCCGTTCTGTGCGGACTTCAAGACGGGGCGGGTGATCTGGACCCGCAAGGGCGGCGAGGGGCGCGGGTCCGCGTCGCTCACCTGCGCCGACGGGAAACTCTACATCCGCTACTCCGACGGCTGGGTTGCGCTCGTGGACGCGACCGCGGACAAGTACACCGAGATCAGCGCGTTCAAGGTACCCAACGGGAAGAACAACACCTGGGCGCACCCGGTCGTGGTCGGCGGCCGGTTCTACGTCCGCGAACTCGATACGCTCTGGTGTTACGACGTGACGGCGAAGTAA
- a CDS encoding J domain-containing protein: MDAPPLPDDPREWPTDPFALLGVPRSAREADLKCAYTRLIRKYKPEHAPDEFRRIREAYESAVEQSHWYRDAPPVRDTFRDFPLGPGASPEPPNPETSETPGQPHETQIDPAVLPAVADPVEEAWADAAAGRWADAYFALVALTNAHPDRADLPLRLYWLLALRPTLDDNRTRHDWLAAALTRAHLSGPATELYQRELVTDPQTALYGPYSQLLEAPGASGANLLALAAQRLAAAAPEGRWAKIELDLAALVLRAGELDEVQWLGYLTDLAGRTAYQRPAVAARCEALLAGLKHLELRHSWAFDRVDEQRAAAGVWQRATEVPEPIRRVVAAAWTGADIRAALRAASGWAAVDPGAALQKCDQVIGEGITILVAFARVLESKHHSAPIGPEFPPDLIRGLVRGHLANRSPDDHDYIVVRRSLIRLLVTERVDPDELAEACATDANYLVRAIAEHIQKDGALRLVYRAATVPD; this comes from the coding sequence ATGGACGCCCCGCCCCTGCCCGACGACCCGCGCGAATGGCCGACCGACCCGTTCGCCCTGTTGGGCGTCCCCCGGTCGGCGCGCGAGGCCGATCTGAAATGCGCGTACACGCGGCTCATTCGGAAGTACAAGCCGGAGCACGCGCCGGACGAGTTCCGTCGCATCCGCGAGGCTTACGAATCGGCCGTCGAGCAGAGCCACTGGTACCGGGACGCGCCGCCGGTGCGGGACACGTTCCGTGACTTCCCGCTCGGTCCCGGCGCCTCCCCGGAACCTCCGAACCCTGAAACGAGTGAGACTCCCGGGCAACCGCACGAAACACAAATCGACCCGGCGGTGCTTCCCGCGGTCGCCGATCCGGTGGAGGAGGCGTGGGCCGACGCCGCGGCCGGGCGCTGGGCGGACGCCTACTTCGCGCTCGTGGCTCTCACGAACGCGCACCCGGATCGAGCGGACCTTCCACTGCGGTTGTACTGGCTCCTCGCGCTCCGCCCGACACTGGACGACAACCGCACCCGACACGACTGGCTCGCGGCGGCGCTCACCCGCGCGCACCTGAGTGGACCGGCCACCGAGTTGTACCAACGCGAACTCGTTACCGACCCACAAACCGCTCTGTACGGGCCGTATTCCCAACTACTCGAAGCCCCGGGTGCAAGTGGGGCAAATTTATTGGCGCTGGCGGCTCAGCGGCTCGCGGCCGCGGCCCCCGAGGGGCGGTGGGCCAAAATCGAACTCGATCTGGCGGCGCTCGTTCTGCGGGCGGGCGAACTGGACGAGGTCCAGTGGCTCGGTTACCTCACGGACCTCGCCGGGCGCACGGCGTACCAGCGTCCGGCGGTCGCCGCCCGGTGCGAGGCGCTCCTGGCCGGGCTGAAGCACCTGGAGCTACGGCACTCGTGGGCGTTCGACCGGGTCGACGAGCAACGGGCAGCCGCGGGCGTGTGGCAGCGGGCAACAGAGGTACCGGAACCGATCCGCCGGGTGGTCGCGGCGGCATGGACGGGGGCCGACATTCGTGCGGCGCTAAGAGCGGCATCCGGGTGGGCCGCCGTCGACCCCGGTGCCGCGCTCCAGAAGTGCGATCAGGTAATCGGTGAAGGAATCACCATCCTCGTTGCGTTCGCGCGGGTACTGGAATCCAAGCACCACTCGGCCCCGATCGGCCCCGAGTTCCCGCCCGATTTGATCCGCGGGCTGGTCCGCGGGCACCTGGCGAACCGCAGCCCGGATGACCACGATTACATCGTCGTGCGCAGGTCACTGATCCGGCTACTGGTCACCGAGCGCGTCGACCCGGACGAACTGGCCGAGGCCTGTGCCACGGACGCGAACTATTTGGTTCGCGCGATCGCCGAGCACATCCAGAAGGACGGAGCACTGCGTTTGGTGTACCGGGCCGCGACGGTACCCGATTGA